The following are from one region of the Paenibacillus sp. JZ16 genome:
- a CDS encoding M42 family metallopeptidase, with amino-acid sequence MNESTLELFRTLTEFPAAPGFERELRSWLKNALSPYTDEFVQDRLGSLFAVLRGNDEGPKVMVAGHMDEVGFMVTGITEAGMVRFQPLGGWWSQAVLAQRLQIITDNGPVVGVVGSIPTHLLDEAQRSKPVDIKTMYIDIGADNKAEAESFGIRPGLQVVPICEFTPLANPKKIMAKAWDNRYGVGLAIELVQALHGEKLPNTVYAGATVQEELGLRGARTSANLIQPDIFFGLDASAANDMMGDKSQFGQLGQGALLRIFDPTMLTHRGMVEYVQDTAETNKIKYQYFVSPGGTDAGQVHLSGIGVPSTIIGICSRYIHTSSSIIHTDDYEAAKELLIKLVKGLDRTTLQTILDRA; translated from the coding sequence ATGAATGAATCAACACTGGAATTATTTCGTACTTTGACTGAATTCCCGGCTGCACCGGGCTTTGAGAGGGAGCTTCGTTCCTGGTTGAAGAATGCCCTTTCGCCATATACAGATGAGTTCGTGCAGGATCGGCTGGGTAGTCTGTTCGCCGTTCTTCGCGGTAACGATGAAGGTCCAAAAGTCATGGTGGCCGGTCACATGGATGAAGTCGGGTTCATGGTAACCGGCATAACCGAAGCGGGGATGGTCCGTTTCCAGCCGCTTGGCGGTTGGTGGAGCCAAGCCGTGCTTGCTCAGCGCCTGCAAATCATCACCGACAACGGTCCTGTCGTCGGAGTTGTAGGCTCCATCCCGACGCACCTGCTGGATGAAGCGCAGCGCAGCAAGCCGGTCGACATCAAGACCATGTATATCGATATCGGCGCCGATAACAAGGCGGAAGCAGAGTCGTTCGGCATTCGTCCCGGATTGCAAGTGGTTCCGATCTGTGAATTCACGCCGCTCGCTAATCCGAAAAAAATCATGGCCAAAGCGTGGGATAACCGTTATGGCGTTGGCCTCGCGATCGAGCTTGTACAGGCGCTCCATGGCGAGAAGCTGCCTAACACCGTTTACGCCGGCGCAACCGTCCAAGAAGAGCTCGGACTGCGCGGAGCACGTACTTCAGCCAATCTGATTCAGCCGGATATTTTCTTCGGACTGGATGCCAGCGCGGCGAACGACATGATGGGTGACAAGAGCCAGTTCGGCCAATTGGGTCAAGGCGCACTGCTTCGCATCTTCGATCCGACCATGCTGACTCACCGCGGCATGGTGGAGTACGTTCAAGATACGGCGGAGACCAACAAAATCAAATACCAATACTTCGTCTCGCCGGGCGGCACGGACGCAGGCCAAGTGCATCTTAGCGGCATCGGCGTTCCGTCCACCATCATCGGCATATGCTCCCGCTATATTCATACATCTTCGTCCATCATCCACACGGACGACTACGAAGCTGCTAAAGAACTTCTGATCAAGCTCGTGAAAGGTTTGGATCGTACGACACTTCAGACGATTCTGGACCGCGCGTAA
- the spoVAD gene encoding stage V sporulation protein AD, which translates to MKVIGQTWQFENKPVIIGTGTIVGPEEGEGPLADDFDYIYDNIEINEKTWEKAERKLLEDASRKAVEKAGIKEDELQFFVGGDLMNQIISSSFAARQLGVPYIGVFGACSTSMESLAVASMLVDSGGAKYVMAGTASHNCTVEKQFRYPTEYGSQKPPYAQYTITGAGCSVISDKGDGPAVTYATIGKVVDLGIKDPFNMGAAMAPAAADTITKHFKDTGRQAKDYDLIVTGDLASVGLPIAKDLLQQNDVIMDGTVFADCGLMIYDLETQKYVNAGGSGCGCSAVVTYGHILKRMRKGELKKVLVVATGALLSPLSYQQGESIPCIAHAVALEMGG; encoded by the coding sequence ATGAAGGTGATCGGCCAAACCTGGCAGTTCGAGAACAAACCCGTCATTATCGGCACGGGGACGATTGTGGGACCTGAGGAAGGCGAAGGGCCACTCGCCGATGATTTCGACTATATCTACGACAATATTGAGATTAACGAAAAAACATGGGAAAAGGCGGAACGGAAACTGCTGGAGGATGCCTCGAGAAAAGCGGTTGAGAAGGCGGGCATCAAGGAAGACGAGCTGCAGTTTTTTGTAGGCGGGGACTTGATGAACCAGATCATCAGCAGTTCGTTTGCTGCAAGACAGTTGGGTGTGCCTTACATCGGCGTATTCGGTGCTTGCTCTACATCCATGGAGAGCCTCGCGGTGGCCTCCATGCTCGTGGATTCAGGAGGGGCCAAGTATGTCATGGCCGGTACGGCAAGCCACAACTGTACGGTTGAGAAGCAGTTTCGTTATCCGACGGAGTACGGATCGCAGAAGCCGCCGTATGCGCAATATACAATAACGGGAGCAGGCTGCTCCGTCATTTCGGACAAGGGAGACGGCCCTGCTGTCACGTATGCCACCATCGGCAAGGTGGTGGATCTGGGCATCAAGGATCCGTTCAATATGGGTGCGGCGATGGCTCCGGCGGCAGCCGATACGATAACAAAGCACTTCAAAGACACAGGCCGGCAAGCGAAGGATTATGATCTGATCGTGACCGGTGACCTGGCCTCCGTGGGGCTTCCAATCGCGAAGGATCTTTTGCAACAAAACGATGTCATCATGGACGGTACGGTGTTTGCAGACTGCGGGTTAATGATTTACGACCTGGAGACACAAAAATACGTCAATGCAGGGGGCAGCGGCTGTGGCTGCTCGGCTGTTGTTACTTATGGCCATATTTTAAAACGGATGCGAAAAGGCGAATTGAAAAAGGTGCTGGTCGTTGCTACCGGGGCTTTGCTGTCGCCTCTTTCTTACCAGCAGGGTGAGAGCATACCGTGCATCGCTCACGCTGTAGCCTTAGAGATGGGAGGATAA
- a CDS encoding AAA family ATPase, with product MPVSQESMKIITSVRTNLESCLLGKEFEIQLLLTALLAGGHVLIEDVPGTGKTQLIKALAKSMQGDYRRIQCNPDILPSDITGVSVFHPRDEMFYFRPGPVMTNILLADEINRATTKTQSALLEVMEERSVTVDGATHELPHPFMLCATQNPIDFEGTYMLPEAQLDRFMLKLSLGYPDAATEKQLMYRSRDGQLADKIQPVTHMDTISAIQGEIREVFIGDPVADYLLNITRSTREHPSVMLGASPRATLSFMNAVKAYAFLQERDYVLPDDVKTLAPYVLSHRIMLRPEARLDNASPESVLEFILRQVKVPVQMGR from the coding sequence ATGCCCGTAAGCCAAGAATCCATGAAAATCATTACCTCGGTGCGAACCAATCTGGAGTCGTGCCTGTTAGGCAAAGAATTTGAGATCCAATTACTCCTTACGGCGCTGCTCGCTGGCGGACATGTACTGATCGAGGATGTGCCTGGCACAGGAAAGACCCAACTGATCAAAGCATTAGCGAAATCCATGCAGGGAGACTATCGCCGCATTCAGTGTAACCCGGATATTCTCCCCAGCGATATAACGGGCGTGTCCGTGTTCCATCCTCGAGATGAAATGTTTTACTTCCGACCTGGTCCGGTCATGACCAACATATTGCTGGCGGATGAAATCAACCGGGCGACAACCAAGACGCAATCGGCCCTGCTTGAGGTCATGGAGGAGCGCAGCGTAACGGTGGATGGGGCTACTCACGAACTTCCGCATCCCTTCATGCTATGCGCGACCCAGAACCCGATCGATTTTGAAGGCACCTATATGCTCCCTGAAGCGCAGCTGGACCGGTTTATGCTGAAGCTGAGCCTGGGTTACCCTGATGCTGCTACGGAGAAGCAGCTGATGTACCGTTCACGCGACGGACAACTGGCGGATAAGATTCAGCCGGTGACACATATGGATACCATTTCGGCTATTCAAGGCGAGATTCGCGAGGTATTCATCGGTGACCCGGTCGCCGATTACTTGCTGAATATTACCCGGTCGACGCGCGAGCACCCTTCCGTTATGCTGGGCGCAAGTCCCCGTGCAACGCTGTCATTCATGAATGCCGTTAAAGCCTATGCCTTCTTGCAAGAGAGGGATTACGTTCTGCCAGATGATGTGAAGACGCTGGCACCATACGTGCTTTCGCACCGGATCATGCTGCGTCCGGAAGCCAGGCTCGACAATGCGAGTCCCGAATCGGTGCTTGAGTTTATACTGCGTCAGGTCAAAGTGCCTGTTCAGATGGGGAGATAG
- the spoVAC gene encoding stage V sporulation protein AC, whose amino-acid sequence MSGSNQKPKSDITTMSSAEYQAIAKKHEPPRAVLKNCLRAFLIGGLICVIGQCIQQFFMTVFDMSTTEASNPTVAVLIILSVILTSFGVYDKIAQWAGAGSAVPVTGFANSMCSAALEHRAEGLVLGVGASMFKLAGSVIVFGTVAAFIIGIIYAIFGIEGR is encoded by the coding sequence ATGTCAGGCTCTAACCAAAAGCCTAAGTCTGATATCACCACAATGAGCTCGGCAGAATATCAGGCGATTGCCAAAAAGCATGAACCTCCTCGCGCCGTACTTAAAAATTGTCTGCGCGCTTTTTTGATTGGAGGTCTCATCTGTGTGATCGGCCAATGCATTCAGCAGTTTTTTATGACCGTATTCGATATGAGCACCACCGAAGCGAGCAACCCGACAGTTGCCGTGCTGATTATACTCTCCGTCATTCTGACCTCCTTCGGCGTGTATGACAAAATCGCGCAATGGGCGGGAGCAGGCAGCGCCGTGCCGGTCACGGGGTTTGCGAATTCCATGTGCTCCGCTGCGCTCGAGCACCGCGCGGAGGGTTTGGTTCTTGGGGTCGGGGCCAGCATGTTTAAGCTGGCGGGATCTGTCATTGTATTTGGTACCGTGGCTGCGTTTATTATCGGTATCATTTACGCTATTTTTGGCATTGAGGGGAGGTAA
- a CDS encoding DUF58 domain-containing protein, which produces MRRAVSLFLNGMQPSRLAAVLAVWCLCLLYVLFQGGKTSLMLFSMVSLLTIYLIGAGFGGVNRVKAQRRVLGGAEHGGEQLHAGEQVRVKLEVHVPGLLPMPYMIVREVLQRHNGDSWSFEDSVIPNLRGAGKLVFQTPPLERGRYAFSKTECISEDIFGLMEHKGRIEVQTDFRVLPRTIYIPKWQRNIRNSRLGGTHTTISASRRETTQINGVRDYVYGDRISRIHWNATAKTGSWKSKEFEHESFPRTMIVLDCSADGYAHAQQFELAVSAAASLIEYGAKEHAGTGLFTATREAQMFAPADHAGERMRMIQHLVDVDYDRKTKLIASLEKSYRHFPKGALFLLISPMSGKDASEIMRWVETRGMNPCFLQITNSNETKKRDDSISLLQSRGISSYSVSSLDELPAALGGGA; this is translated from the coding sequence ATGCGCCGCGCGGTATCGTTATTTTTGAATGGCATGCAGCCGTCTAGACTCGCAGCGGTATTGGCGGTATGGTGCCTATGTCTTTTGTACGTATTATTTCAGGGGGGCAAAACCTCGCTCATGCTATTCTCCATGGTCAGCCTTCTGACGATCTATTTGATCGGTGCTGGCTTTGGCGGAGTCAATCGTGTGAAAGCCCAGCGAAGGGTGCTGGGAGGAGCGGAGCATGGGGGTGAACAGCTTCATGCCGGTGAACAGGTCCGCGTGAAGCTGGAGGTCCATGTTCCTGGTTTGCTGCCGATGCCCTATATGATCGTTCGTGAAGTATTGCAAAGGCATAACGGCGACTCCTGGTCTTTTGAAGATAGCGTCATTCCGAACCTTCGCGGTGCGGGCAAGCTTGTATTTCAGACCCCTCCGCTTGAACGAGGGCGGTACGCTTTCTCAAAGACAGAATGCATTAGCGAGGATATATTCGGATTAATGGAGCACAAGGGACGCATTGAGGTTCAGACCGATTTCCGCGTTCTGCCGAGAACCATATATATTCCCAAATGGCAGCGAAACATACGGAATTCGAGATTGGGCGGTACACATACCACAATTTCGGCTTCCAGACGGGAAACCACACAGATCAACGGAGTCCGCGATTATGTGTACGGCGATCGGATCTCCCGGATACACTGGAATGCAACGGCGAAGACCGGCTCGTGGAAGTCGAAGGAATTTGAGCATGAATCCTTTCCCAGAACGATGATTGTGCTGGACTGTTCCGCGGACGGATATGCTCATGCCCAGCAGTTCGAGCTGGCCGTATCGGCAGCTGCGTCGCTGATCGAATATGGTGCCAAGGAGCATGCGGGTACAGGCTTGTTCACGGCTACCCGAGAAGCTCAGATGTTCGCTCCCGCCGATCACGCTGGAGAGCGGATGCGCATGATTCAGCATTTGGTTGACGTGGATTATGACCGTAAAACCAAATTGATTGCTTCCCTGGAGAAATCCTATCGCCATTTTCCAAAAGGGGCCCTGTTCCTGCTGATCAGCCCGATGAGCGGCAAGGACGCTTCAGAGATCATGCGCTGGGTTGAAACCCGGGGAATGAACCCATGTTTCTTGCAAATAACCAATTCCAATGAAACGAAAAAACGCGATGATTCCATTTCGCTTCTGCAATCCCGGGGGATTTCCAGCTATTCGGTTTCTTCCCTTGACGAGCTGCCGGCTGCGCTGGGAGGTGGTGCATGA
- the spoVAE gene encoding stage V sporulation protein AE, whose amino-acid sequence MQFLWAFIIGGLICVIGQIMMDVIKLTPAHTMSTLVVAGAIADGFGLYEPLVKFAGAGASVPITSFGNSLVHGALTELGRDGWIGVVTGIFEVTSAGISSAIIFSFLAALFVRPKG is encoded by the coding sequence ATGCAGTTTCTATGGGCATTTATTATTGGCGGTCTGATTTGCGTCATTGGGCAAATTATGATGGACGTTATTAAACTAACGCCGGCACATACGATGAGTACGTTAGTAGTCGCCGGAGCCATCGCCGACGGGTTCGGATTATATGAGCCGCTTGTCAAATTCGCGGGAGCGGGAGCCTCCGTGCCGATCACCAGCTTTGGTAATTCGCTTGTGCATGGCGCATTGACGGAACTGGGGAGGGACGGCTGGATCGGGGTCGTGACGGGGATATTCGAAGTCACCAGTGCAGGGATATCCTCAGCGATCATTTTCTCCTTCCTGGCCGCTCTGTTTGTTCGTCCGAAGGGATAA